From the Leishmania panamensis strain MHOM/PA/94/PSC-1 chromosome 31 sequence genome, one window contains:
- a CDS encoding hypothetical protein (TriTrypDB/GeneDB-style sysID: LpmP.31.1480), giving the protein MSRNGELCLQKIIVSYSPNKGNPAMRQFMATYLPEFYRQYPQVKIDIRPRQWPESSITGVYRDGSEKAYSICFLSSMGINVRFHRLVNEGNDYNHSFSASHLHMQRRSVQGVWNPYLWNYEGTRARHKPPAKWNRKLTEREWDYYIQQYGAQMKAEEDTIADRVRRYTDIPEASTEEVQQRWKEHVMPRLQTDLEYNLSHWKKQHLSGARRPSLPTLKEYSLFSVPDHSSLGQDAIDMLRRREAQREEEWWRERKGQLKPPK; this is encoded by the coding sequence ATGAGCCGCAACGGTGAGCTTTGCTTGCAGAAGATCATCGTGTCGTATAGCCCCAACAAGGGGAATCCGGCGATGCGGCAGTTCATGGCCACCTACCTGCCCGAGTTCTACCGGCAGTATCCACAGGTGAAAATCGACATTCGTCCTCGGCAGTGGCCGGAGAGTAGCATCACCGGTGTCTACCGGGATGGAAGCGAGAAGGCGTACTCCATTTGCTTTCTCAGTTCAATGGGGATCAACGTTCGCTTCCATCGTCTGGTGAACGAAGGAAACGACTACAATCActccttctctgcttctcATCTGCACATGCAGCGCAGGAGCGTGCAGGGTGTCTGGAACCCATATCTGTGGAACTACGAGGGTACCCGTGCCCGCCACAAACCGCCGGCGAAGTGGAACCGAAAGCtgacggagagggagtgggacTACTACATCCAACAGTACGGAGCTCAAAtgaaagcggaggaggacacgATCGCCGATCGTGTGCGTCGCTACACGGACATTCCAGAGGCGAGCacagaggaggtgcagcagcgctggaagGAACACGTGATGCCGCGCCTGCAGACTGACCTAGAGTACAACCTCAGCCACTGGAAGAAGCAGCACCTCTCCGGAGCACGTCGGCCGTCGCTACCGACGCTAAAGGAGTATAGCCTTTTCTCCGTCCCTGATCACTCTAGCCTTGGGCAGGATGCCATTGACATGCTGCGCAGGCGCGAGGCTCAGCGCGAGGAAGAGTGGTGGCGCGAGCGGAAGGGTCAACTGAAACCACCTAAGTGA
- a CDS encoding hypothetical protein (TriTrypDB/GeneDB-style sysID: LpmP.31.1510), whose product MSADPEAPANPSRFSGGHIVRNMIYAHDENHNLEILSGWSEQGTREYDQETVRPANTNMDKSHPCFSLNQDLLRCSYRCPTEMKLGGRTATCNTERQVLMRCLVKNKQWRPSEADKRQWYRFW is encoded by the coding sequence ATGAGTGCCGACCCTGAGGCGCCAGCGAACCCGTCGCGCTTTAGCGGCGGCCACATTGTGCGCAACATGATCTACGCCCACGATGAAAACCACAACCTGGAGATTCTCTCAGGGTGGTCGGAGCAGGGGACACGTGAGTACGATCAGGAAACGGTTCGGCCTGCCAACACGAACATGGACAAGAGTCACCCATGCTTTTCACTCAACCAAGATCTGCTGCGGTGTTCCTACCGTTGCCCTACCGAGATGAAGCTGGGAGGGCGGACGGCCACCTGCAATACGGAGCGCCAAGTACTCATGCGGTGCCTCGTGAAGAATAAGCAGTGGCGACCCAGTGAGGCAGACAAGAGGCAGTGGTATCGCTTCTGGTGA
- a CDS encoding hypothetical protein (TriTrypDB/GeneDB-style sysID: LpmP.31.1520) produces MLRCTPSFRQVLRATALKLNFFPLGYTCGPKNKQVLFPPNNLDGRMTHHMKKLQGSTDKHPGLVSRNKLKLHCECCRFHWVQDTLVVRCPANPKEHNQREIWLEPTWTWGRQQPYQYYKYMPVNINPRTGMPLAREDAKGMNNERRSQGLSTKTRLLERERRGISRSITKLGIYNQRWQTRFPFAT; encoded by the coding sequence ATGCTACGTTGTACGCCATCTTTTCGACAGGTGCTGCGTGCGACGGCACTCAAGCTTAACTTCTTCCCGCTTGGGTACACATGTGGCCCAAAGAATAAACAGGTACTCTTCCCGCCAAACAACCTGGATGGGCGGATGACGCATCACATGAAGAAGCTGCAAGGATCAACGGACAAGCACCCCGGCTTGGTATCACGCAACAAGCTGAAATTGCATTGCGAGTGCTGCCGCTTTCATTGGGTTCAGGACACGCTTGTCGTGCGTTGTCCAGCGAATCCAAAGGAGCACAATCAGCGCGAGATTTGGCTAGAGCCGACCTGGACTTGGGGAAGGCAACAGCCATACCAGTACTACAAGTACATGCCCGTGAACATAAACCCACGGACGGGCATGCCACTTGCTCGCGAGGACGCCAAGGGTATGAACAACGAGCGCCGGTCGCAGGGTCTGTCAACTAAGACTCGTCTCTTGGAGCGGGAGCGACGAGGCATATCGAGGTCAATCACGAAACTGGGGATATACAACCAGCGCTGGCAGACGCGATTCCCGTTTGCGACGTGA
- a CDS encoding hypothetical protein (TriTrypDB/GeneDB-style sysID: LpmP.31.1490), translating into MFAIRCPASMLWHPSVHHSLLLLRALEQPHTLLLDPHTTLRGRLSVPLLSECAREVRIKAPPVHHEVDSPAGASTERSVVLYRAEDLVHVVNHPLCSGGNLGAASPTQLGGFASLLEYLEASTVSSHVTSAIDALLVSLNTGDMETMRQTHAGVMELMERLEASITDESLSEAHQMDQTEPLSTWPLFCTLQFLIEEGGMLTSAFPRTSKAYARLCSSSKPVAQHRRLVQRTVEQLLSVGGNSDTDVKQEARVEMNYPMKGFLRDVQRHLASYNRSMEERTIDGVSGEKGPLSSRASGGRLGIQAVQARLPWTLQAWPLRKG; encoded by the coding sequence ATGTTTGCCATAAGATGTCCTGCGTCCATGCTTTGGCACCCCTCTGTGCACCACAGTCTTCTGTTGCTCCGCGCTCTTGAGCAACCCCATACGCTTCTCCTTGATCCACACACCACCTTGAGAGGTCGTCTCTccgttcctcttctctcagAATGTGCAAGAGAGGTGCGCATTAAGGCACCACCCGTTCATCACGAGGTCGACTCTCCTGCTGGTGCTTCTACAGAACGTAGTGTAGTGCTGTACAGAGCGGAGGACTTGGTTCACGTGGTGAACCACCCGCTTTGCTCTGGGGGAAACCTTGGCGCAGCCTCCCCAACGCAGCTTGGGGGTTTTGCATCGCTACTCGAGTATCTCGAAGCATCGACAGTGAGCAGCCACGTGACATCGGCCATCGATGCTCTCCTTGTGTCTCTGAACACGGGCGACATGGAAACGATGCGCCAGACTCACGCGGGTGTGATGGAGCTGATGGAGAGGTTGGAAGCCTCCATCACTGATGAGAGCCTGAGTGAAGCACATCAGATGGACCAGACGGAGCCACTAAGCACCTGGCCGCTCTTCTGTACGCTTCAGTTTCTCATTGAAGAAGGGGGTATGCTGACGTCGGCCTTTCCTCGGACAAGCAAAGCGTACGCACGACTCTGTAGCTCCAGCAAACctgtggcgcagcaccgaaGGCTCGTTCAACGTactgtggagcagctgctcagcgTTGGCGGCAACTCTGATACCGATGTCAAGCAAGAAGCGCGGGTGGAGATGAACTATCCGATGAAGGGTTTTTTGCGTGACGTCCAACGTCATCTGGCTTCGTACAATCGGAGCATGGAGGAGCGCACCATAGATGGGGTGTCGGGTGAGAAAGGGCCGCTGAGCAGTCGTGCAAGCGGTGGGCGGCTTGGTATTCAGGCGGTTCAGGCTCGCCTACCTTGGACGCTACAAGCATGGCCACTACGCAAGGGATAG
- a CDS encoding hypothetical protein (TriTrypDB/GeneDB-style sysID: LpmP.31.1470), producing MSMWQVSSVDGICDNDHHNYNAFAWQRLLSNLEFESKSESTSVDELNTAPRSCPIPTIGSKQSNASAKDRVLPVKLDAHRTSSFAGSTIALQDDGYSSEEEHDSPDDQVASGSSPTPFYSSPTTTAITKGGNGGCVASIQSSSDATVPCFFVNGVRHSIEPLRKTPDWTAVPSLSSASQAKTVSMESPPWASAHVDPSTTPPKRVVAGSHSGVPSEGLCTAKSTTPLHSWMTPPLYATPGTLPTRHAIPASLPSSRMGNGAQSPFPILPESSTAYMANTASIMQPLPTSAMPVAQQARTPSFFSSNGSAANTTDSPALSFVFMDREGCFHLAPQGCAPPASALSALPMMHVSGGVTASPGMPQLQYTPSTIQAQSWRPTASLPCTASSGPWGSTKAWVFRDGSWMSLLV from the coding sequence ATGTCAATGTGGCAGGTTTCTTCTGTTGATGGTATCTGCGACAACGACCACCACAACTACAACGCCTTTGCGTGGCAGCGACTGCTCAGCAACCTTGAATTTGAGAGCAAGTCGGAATCCACGAGTGTGGATGAGCTGAACACTGCTCCCAGATCCTGCCCTATTCCCACGATTGGCTCCAAGCAGAGCAACGCAAGTGCAAAGGATAGAGTTCTGCCAGTCAAGCTTGATGCTCACCGCACTTCCTCGTTTGCCGGCAGCACGATTGCCTTGCAGGACGACGGGTACTcgagcgaagaggagcacGATTCCCCTGATGACCAGGTTGCGTCGGGCAGCAGCCCCACACCCTTCTACTCGTCGCCTACCACTACTGCCATCACTAAGGGTGGCAACGGCGGCTGTGTTGCATCAATacaaagcagcagtgacgctACCGTTCCGTGCTTCTTTGTAAATGGGGTGCGTCACAGCATCGAGCCTCTTCGCAAGACGCCGGACTGGACGGCGGTGCCATCGTTATCGTCTGCTTCACAAGCGAAGACGGTATCCATGGAATCCCCTCCGTGGGCCAGCGCACACGTTGACCCGTCCACCACCCCGCCGAAGAGAGTTGTGGCAGGCAGTCACTCTGGCGTTCCGTCTGAGGGGCTGTGCACGGCAAAGTCGACGACGCCGTTACATTCCTGGATGACTCCGCCTCTGTACGCGACTCCTGGGACGCTTCCGACCAGGCACGCGATACCGGCCTCTCTGCCGTCCAGCAGAATGGGAAATGGAGCCCAGAGCCCATTTCCCATTCTGCCAGAGAGTTCGACCGCTTATATGGCAAACACGGCTTCTATCATGCAGCCGCTTCCCACGTCCGCCATGCCTGTGGCTCAGCAGGCTCGCACACCATCTTTCTTTTCGAGCAACGGTAGCGCTGCGAACACAACGGACTCTCCGGCCTTGAGTTTCGTCTTCATGGATAGGGAAGGTTGCTTCCACCTCGCTCCGCAGGgctgcgctcctccagcatcCGCCCTATCGGCACTGCCCATGATGCACGTCTCTGGCGGCGTGACAGCATCCCCTGGCATGCCACAACTGCAGTATACCCCAAGCACCATACAAGCTCAGTCGTGGCGACCCACTGCATCGCTCCCTTGCACTGCATCCTCTGGGCCATGGGGAAGCACCAAAGCATGGGTGTTTCGTGATGGCTCTTGGATGTCATTGTTGGTGTGA
- a CDS encoding cytochrome c oxidase VIII (COX VIII), putative (TriTrypDB/GeneDB-style sysID: LpmP.31.1500), with protein sequence MLRRTVPAVSFTASHRALMMRPSRPLLGGDMHSTDRFKAAWDEIPLHMLGASHKQMFEWYWRAMYQLGLRDPYRFTKLRSMINWAGFFSFLYLTYISVFYSSFYHVYMMDWPEHFKRENAREYALSHGHDVWAGDGKFIRPYFHINPPMLTMTAEDI encoded by the coding sequence atgctgcgccgcaccgtcCCCGCCGTGAGCTTCACGGCGTCACACCGCGCTCTCATGATGCGTCCcagccgccccctcctcggcGGTGACATGCACTCTACCGACCGCTTCAAGGCCGCCTGGGACGAAATCCCGTTGCACATGCTGGGCGCCTCCCATAAGCAGATGTTTGAGTGGTACTGGCGTGCCATGTACCAGCTCGGTTTGCGAGATCCCTACCGCTTCACCAAGCTGCGCTCCATGATCAACTGGGCTGgctttttctccttcctgtACCTGACCTATATTTCTGTCTTCTACTCATCCTTCTACCACGTGTATATGATGGACTGGCCGGAGCACTTCAAGCGTGAGAACGCCCGCGAGTACGCTCTCTCGCACGGCCACGATGTGTGGGCTGGCGACGGCAAGTTCATTCGCCCGTACTTCCACATCAACCCGCCGATGCTGACGATGACGGCGGAGGACATCTAA